From the Gadus chalcogrammus isolate NIFS_2021 chromosome 15, NIFS_Gcha_1.0, whole genome shotgun sequence genome, one window contains:
- the sft2d1 gene encoding vesicle transport protein SFT2A, with protein sequence MDKLRRVLSGHEDNEESGLTQILDGSSLNYSTRVKWFVICFAAGVLCSILGAALLFLPGGIKLFAVFYTIGNVAALSSTCFLMGPFKQLKRMFEPTRLIATIVMLLCLVLTLCAAFWWKKNLLAIIFCILQFLAMTWYGISYIPFARDAVMKCFTTCLS encoded by the exons ATGGACAAGCTGCGTCGTGTGCTCAGCGGACACGAAGACAACGAGGAGTCGGGGCTCACGCAG ATATTGGATGGCTCCTCGCTCAACTACAGCACCAGGGTGAAATGGTTTGTCATCTGTTTTGCCGCCGGCGTCCTCTGCTCCATACTG GGCGCAGCATTGCTGTTCCTCCCAGGTGGGATCAAACTGTTTGCTGTCTTCTACACAATAGGAAACGTCGCAGCACTTTCCAG CACCTGTTTTCTAATGGGACCATTCAAACAACTCAAACGCATGTTTGAACCAACAAGACTGATTGCCACCATTGTCATGCTG CTCTGCCTTGTCTTAACACTATGTGCAGCGTTTTGG TGGAAAAAAAATCTACTGGCCATCATCTTCTGTATCTTGCAGTTTTTGGCGATGACATG GTATGGCATCTCGTACATTCCCTTTGCCAG AGACGCTGTGATGAAGTGCTTCACGACCTGCCTGAGTTAA
- the prr18 gene encoding proline-rich protein 18 gives MPFPPINLHQRITSPGRDLFRKKKTNAVPLPTSALALKPGGEEKPKSEKDKFTRSWPTANLRNLGRKSSQQQKTKSPTRIPALAQEERTKCSWLPVSKSQDSCGVVTRSSSMESTTARGCSKQSSRGSLGRTDYPAAVGEKEIQFSLSLTPEAILVIQKRNLEKQMLAKQQKCCLAATDLRHRRIFPSKKAHGHGGSGTGSKGCGAPLARLDDAEQDIRAIVKISLLNDQYKYDDVEYEEEDGNVDETVVRKCKEWLKGVESAAAFGKVDRLSTLPHLKGC, from the coding sequence ATGCCTTTCCCACCGATTAACCTCCACCAGAGGATCACGTCACCTGGTCGGGATCTGTTCCGGAAAAAGAAAACCAACGCGGTGCCCCTTCCGACCTCGGCGCTCGCGCTCAAAcccggaggggaggagaagccCAAGTCCGAGAAGGACAAGTTCACCAGGTCGTGGCCCACCGCCAACCTGAGGAACCTGGGACGGAAATCATCCCAGCAGCAGAAGACCAAAAGCCCCACGCGGATACCCGCATTGGCGCAGGAGGAGCGGACCAAGTGCTCGTGGCTCCCCGTGTCCAAGTCCCAGGACTCGTGCGGGGTCGTCACACGCTCCAGCTCCATGGAGTCCACAACCGCGCGGGGGTGCAGCAAGCAGTCCTCGCGCGGCTCCCTGGGACGCACGGACTATCCCGCCGCCGTGGGGGAGAAAGAGATTCAGTTCAGCCTCAGCCTCACGCCTGAGGCCATCCTGGTGATCCAGAAGCGGAACCTGGAGAAGCAGATGTTGGCCAAGCAGCAGAAGTGCTGCCTGGCCGCCACAGACCTGCGGCACCGGCGGATCTTCCCGTCCAAGAAGGCGCACGGACACGGGGGGTCCGGTACCGGGTCCAAGGGCTGCGGTGCCCCGCTGGCGAGGCTGGACGACGCGGAGCAGGACATCAGGGCCATCGTGAAGATCTCCCTGCTCAACGACCAGTACAAGTACGACGATGTGGagtacgaggaggaggacgggaacGTGGACGAGACGGTGGTCCGGAAGTGCAAAGAGTGGCTTAAGGGGGTGGAGAGTGCTGCTGCTTTCGGGAAGGTGGACAGACTGTCCACCCTGCCTCACCTCAAAGGCTGCTGA